The proteins below come from a single Staphylococcus sp. MI 10-1553 genomic window:
- a CDS encoding trypsin-like serine peptidase yields MLTFNNALAHKSEPGTQTLVDTITDPNGRLNAKYEPSYTLYCSAVLITPNTWLTAKHCAGNEKKTGYIGAVYPGQSGISTPFGMMDISTYIPDPAEDIAIIKGTDRDKTTAYKYYITGFDTAIYEYDLKDLEELVGQTIYSYGYPGDKGGFKQYKSVGIITAINPRTWELSTSMPAVGGQSGSGVYLNNGHLLGILYGNESRAGWSIKTAKIHPIDYRLKTWIEKYKVKKS; encoded by the coding sequence ATGTTAACGTTCAATAACGCCCTTGCTCATAAGTCAGAACCTGGAACACAGACGTTAGTAGATACGATTACAGACCCGAACGGTAGATTAAACGCCAAATACGAGCCGAGCTATACGCTTTATTGTTCAGCAGTTTTGATTACGCCGAACACATGGTTAACTGCTAAACATTGTGCAGGCAACGAGAAAAAAACAGGTTATATTGGCGCAGTATATCCTGGTCAGTCTGGTATCTCAACACCTTTTGGTATGATGGATATTAGCACATATATACCCGATCCTGCAGAGGATATTGCGATTATTAAGGGAACAGATAGAGATAAAACAACAGCTTATAAATATTATATTACAGGTTTTGATACAGCGATTTATGAATATGATTTAAAAGATTTAGAAGAATTAGTTGGTCAAACCATCTATAGTTATGGCTACCCGGGTGATAAAGGTGGCTTTAAGCAATATAAAAGTGTGGGTATTATAACAGCAATTAATCCACGGACATGGGAATTAAGTACTTCAATGCCTGCTGTGGGAGGACAATCTGGATCGGGTGTCTATCTAAACAACGGTCATTTATTAGGTATACTCTATGGTAATGAGAGTAGAGCAGGTTGGTCCATTAAAACTGCGAAAATACATCCTATTGATTATAGGTTAAAAACTTGGATTGAAAAGTACAAAGTGAAAAAGAGTTGA
- the trpD gene encoding anthranilate phosphoribosyltransferase, with translation MTLLNKMMNFEALNHEEMGAFIATLLAETTPLEDKVALLVAYTMKGETSDELYALCENLIHTMYPEQPQYPGSMCVCGTGGDGSNSFNISTTVSFVAASGGIEVVKHGNKSVTSQSGGMDILQAMGIATTPVQSVMQQLKDTHLAFVSATESYPVMKNMQPVRVKVGRPTILNLVGPIINPFALDYQSMGVFDPTRMTKIAEVLQRLGRKRAIVIHGANGMDEATLSGDNQIVEMDQTTGIREYTVNATDYGLRYAPDAALQGGTPEENKAITLNILNGTDQSVRRDVVLLNAGLAFYTAEIVDTIEAGIAHAASCIDSGAAFKQYEQARGVAV, from the coding sequence ATGACGTTACTGAATAAAATGATGAATTTTGAAGCACTCAATCATGAAGAAATGGGCGCGTTTATAGCGACGTTATTAGCTGAAACGACGCCATTAGAAGATAAAGTCGCATTACTTGTCGCTTATACGATGAAAGGTGAAACATCTGACGAATTGTATGCGTTATGTGAAAACTTGATTCATACGATGTACCCAGAACAACCGCAATATCCAGGTAGTATGTGTGTCTGTGGGACGGGAGGTGATGGATCGAACAGTTTCAATATCTCAACGACCGTATCATTTGTTGCGGCAAGTGGCGGTATTGAAGTTGTTAAACACGGTAATAAAAGCGTCACTTCACAATCAGGTGGCATGGATATTTTACAAGCGATGGGTATAGCGACGACCCCCGTACAATCCGTGATGCAACAGTTAAAAGACACACATTTGGCTTTTGTCAGTGCGACAGAATCCTACCCTGTGATGAAAAACATGCAGCCGGTCCGTGTGAAAGTGGGACGTCCTACGATTTTAAACCTTGTCGGTCCCATTATTAATCCGTTTGCATTAGATTATCAGTCGATGGGGGTGTTTGATCCGACGAGAATGACGAAAATTGCTGAAGTGTTACAGCGATTAGGACGTAAAAGAGCTATCGTCATTCATGGGGCGAACGGCATGGATGAAGCGACGCTATCGGGTGACAATCAAATCGTTGAAATGGACCAAACGACAGGCATTCGTGAATATACAGTCAATGCGACAGATTATGGATTGCGTTATGCACCGGATGCAGCACTTCAAGGCGGGACACCAGAAGAAAATAAAGCAATCACGCTCAACATTTTAAATGGAACGGATCAATCTGTAAGGAGAGACGTCGTGTTACTCAATGCAGGACTTGCGTTTTACACAGCAGAAATTGTGGACACGATTGAAGCGGGTATTGCACACGCAGCATCATGCATTGATTCAGGTGCTGCATTCAAACAATATGAACAAGCAAGGGGTGTAGCTGTATGA
- a CDS encoding anthranilate synthase component I produces MNIAYRVLDAPINPETLARHRQHKIVLESATTSQTKGRYSVVAFDAYGEVILTESQLNIWTPHQTIQETTAPFDQLKAFVGQYHAHISEPELEALPFISGFVGYCSFDLVRHAFPVLQQYPAAGTTHDVHFYMIESVYVFDHYKEQIYVIATNLFSKASENALYERLDKMIAEFDQIELFETTQVPDLPEKVIEPNIEEATFIKQVQQFKRRIQQGDMFQVVPSRIYRYAHHFGEQMYPLTYQLYQKLKRNNPSPYMFYFNMGGPILVGSSPESFVKVKEGKVMTNPIAGTIKRGATDEEDRQLAETLLSDEKELSEHRMLVDLGRNDILRIARPGSLELTKLMTIERYEHVMHIVSEVIGDVDPTLSPIDVIASLLPTGTVSGAPKLRAIQRIYETQPLKRGVYSGGVGYINCDHTLDLALAIRTMVIDETHVHAEAGCGVVYDSIPEKELAETQLKAKSLLEVTL; encoded by the coding sequence ATGAACATTGCTTATCGCGTTTTAGATGCACCGATTAATCCAGAAACTTTAGCACGACATCGTCAACATAAAATTGTGTTAGAAAGTGCCACAACATCACAAACGAAAGGACGATATTCTGTTGTCGCTTTTGATGCTTATGGTGAAGTCATTTTAACAGAATCACAATTAAACATTTGGACCCCTCATCAAACGATTCAAGAAACGACTGCACCGTTTGACCAATTGAAAGCTTTTGTAGGACAGTATCACGCACATATTTCTGAACCAGAGCTTGAGGCATTACCATTCATTTCGGGTTTTGTCGGATATTGTAGCTTTGATTTAGTCCGACACGCGTTTCCAGTGCTCCAACAATACCCGGCAGCAGGCACAACGCATGATGTCCATTTTTACATGATTGAATCAGTTTATGTATTTGATCACTATAAAGAGCAAATTTATGTGATTGCGACTAATCTTTTTTCTAAAGCGTCGGAAAATGCATTATATGAACGTCTAGATAAGATGATTGCCGAGTTCGATCAAATAGAGTTATTTGAAACGACTCAAGTACCTGATTTGCCAGAAAAAGTGATTGAGCCAAACATAGAGGAAGCAACGTTTATTAAACAAGTACAGCAATTTAAACGACGCATTCAACAAGGTGATATGTTCCAAGTCGTCCCGTCACGTATTTATCGTTATGCGCATCATTTTGGCGAACAGATGTATCCATTGACGTATCAGTTGTATCAAAAATTGAAACGGAACAATCCAAGTCCGTATATGTTTTATTTTAATATGGGTGGGCCTATTTTAGTAGGTAGTTCTCCTGAAAGCTTTGTGAAAGTGAAAGAAGGCAAAGTGATGACAAATCCTATTGCAGGAACAATTAAACGAGGCGCCACAGATGAAGAAGATCGACAATTGGCAGAGACATTATTAAGTGATGAAAAAGAGTTGAGTGAACATCGGATGCTCGTTGACTTAGGACGCAACGATATTTTACGTATTGCACGACCGGGAAGTTTAGAATTAACGAAATTGATGACGATTGAACGTTATGAACATGTGATGCATATTGTCAGTGAAGTGATTGGCGATGTAGACCCAACACTTTCACCTATTGATGTCATTGCGAGTTTATTGCCGACTGGAACAGTATCAGGTGCGCCGAAATTACGTGCGATTCAACGTATTTATGAAACGCAACCATTGAAGCGTGGTGTTTATAGTGGTGGTGTCGGTTATATTAATTGCGATCATACGTTAGATTTAGCGCTCGCGATTCGTACGATGGTGATTGATGAGACCCATGTGCATGCCGAAGCGGGTTGTGGTGTCGTGTACGATTCAATTCCAGAGAAAGAATTAGCAGAAACACAATTGAAAGCAAAAAGTTTATTGGAGGTTACGCTATGA
- the trpA gene encoding tryptophan synthase subunit alpha, whose product MHAKQFVAYIMGGPEFMEQLKALDDVGADYVEIGIPFSDPVADGPIIMEAGQAAIRAGMTAQKIFDQLKTMKDQLNTRYLLMTYYHTIETYGEAAFMAEAEAAGVEGLIIPDMPFEYIEQLKVRYPERQLKFISLIAMTAAPKRRQRIAQSAEGFIYTITMNQITGQNGNFHPELKQNILDIKQHSKVPVMAGFGIRTPEHVKEIIEVADGVIIGSEIVRRFNEEGIEATETYLTTIREALNNGSPNVQ is encoded by the coding sequence ATGCATGCAAAACAATTTGTAGCCTACATTATGGGTGGCCCAGAGTTTATGGAACAATTGAAAGCATTAGATGACGTTGGTGCAGATTATGTTGAAATCGGTATTCCATTTTCTGACCCTGTCGCGGATGGCCCGATCATTATGGAAGCAGGGCAAGCGGCGATTCGAGCAGGGATGACCGCCCAGAAAATTTTTGATCAGCTGAAAACAATGAAAGACCAGCTCAACACACGCTATTTGCTCATGACGTATTATCATACGATTGAAACTTATGGAGAAGCGGCATTTATGGCTGAAGCAGAAGCGGCCGGTGTAGAAGGACTCATCATTCCGGACATGCCGTTTGAATATATCGAACAATTGAAAGTCCGATATCCAGAGCGTCAGTTGAAATTCATCTCACTTATCGCGATGACTGCTGCACCTAAACGACGTCAACGTATTGCCCAATCAGCAGAAGGATTTATTTATACGATCACAATGAATCAAATTACGGGTCAAAACGGCAATTTCCATCCTGAATTGAAACAAAATATTTTAGACATCAAACAACATAGTAAAGTACCGGTGATGGCAGGATTTGGTATTCGCACACCAGAACATGTGAAAGAGATTATCGAAGTGGCGGATGGTGTCATTATTGGAAGTGAAATCGTTCGTCGTTTTAACGAAGAAGGCATTGAAGCGACGGAAACATATTTAACGACGATTCGCGAAGCACTTAATAATGGTAGTCCAAATGTGCAGTAA
- a CDS encoding alpha-keto acid decarboxylase family protein, which translates to MMKKRIGQYLIDEIAKQGVDKIFGVPGDFNLTFLDDIEAHETLEWVGNTNELNASYAADGYARLNGLAAMVTTFGVGELSAVNGIAGSYAENVPVIQITGAPTTVVEQAGKYVHHSLGNGKFDDYQKMYAQITETQTVLTVDNALTEIPRIIKVATEEKRPVHVHLPIDIAAKEIEVPDDVAYPATQKAENVSTVVEKLTERLKAAQQVTLIVGHQINSYGLQKDVQALAEKLNLPVAQLSLGKGAFNEESAQYMGVYDGYIAEDNIRDYVDGSDLVITLGAKLTDSATAGFSQKFSNDSIVTLNHRDVKINDYTTTEPSLPEIVEAFKNIDFKFEGDFPQYQWPDASAAVLNDEPLTQENYFKLMQNFLRKGDVVLGEQGTSFFGAYRLALQEGTTFIGQPLWGSIGYTLPSTLGTLLAAPERRHVLLIGDGSLQLTAQEMSTMVRQNLNPVIFIINNDGYTVEKKIHGENAKYNDIQMWDYKLLPALFGNQDIPTYDVKTSNDLKVAMDQIDQNPDTMHVVEVHMDVLDAPANLNEISKAFAAQNK; encoded by the coding sequence ATGATGAAAAAACGTATTGGGCAATATTTGATAGATGAAATCGCAAAACAAGGCGTTGATAAAATTTTTGGCGTACCTGGTGATTTCAACTTAACTTTTTTAGATGATATTGAAGCACATGAGACGTTAGAATGGGTTGGCAATACGAATGAATTGAATGCAAGTTATGCCGCAGACGGTTATGCACGTTTGAACGGACTTGCAGCTATGGTAACGACTTTTGGTGTCGGTGAATTAAGTGCGGTAAACGGCATTGCGGGTTCATACGCAGAAAATGTACCCGTGATACAAATTACAGGTGCACCGACGACAGTGGTTGAACAAGCAGGCAAATACGTTCACCATTCTTTAGGTAACGGCAAATTTGATGACTATCAAAAAATGTATGCACAAATTACTGAAACACAAACAGTATTAACTGTAGACAATGCACTAACAGAAATCCCGCGCATCATTAAAGTAGCGACAGAAGAAAAACGTCCGGTACATGTCCACTTACCGATTGACATCGCAGCAAAAGAAATCGAAGTACCAGATGACGTCGCATATCCTGCAACTCAAAAAGCAGAAAACGTTTCAACTGTAGTAGAAAAATTAACAGAACGATTAAAAGCTGCACAACAAGTGACGTTAATTGTCGGGCATCAAATCAATAGTTACGGTTTACAAAAAGATGTTCAAGCATTAGCAGAAAAATTAAACTTACCTGTAGCACAATTGTCACTCGGTAAAGGCGCATTTAATGAAGAAAGTGCGCAATATATGGGAGTGTACGACGGTTATATCGCAGAAGACAATATCCGTGATTACGTCGATGGTAGCGATTTGGTCATTACTTTAGGTGCTAAATTGACAGACTCAGCAACAGCAGGATTCTCACAAAAATTCTCAAATGATTCGATTGTAACGTTGAATCATCGTGATGTTAAAATAAACGACTATACAACAACTGAACCGTCATTACCTGAAATTGTGGAAGCGTTCAAAAACATTGATTTCAAATTTGAAGGCGACTTCCCACAATATCAATGGCCAGATGCATCCGCTGCAGTGCTTAACGATGAACCATTAACACAAGAAAACTACTTCAAGTTAATGCAAAACTTTTTACGAAAAGGTGACGTTGTATTAGGCGAACAAGGAACATCATTCTTCGGTGCATATCGTTTAGCACTTCAAGAAGGCACAACATTTATCGGTCAACCTTTATGGGGCTCAATCGGTTATACGCTCCCATCAACATTAGGTACATTACTTGCAGCACCAGAACGTCGTCATGTGTTACTCATTGGTGACGGCTCATTACAACTAACGGCACAAGAAATGTCTACAATGGTACGTCAAAACTTAAATCCAGTCATCTTTATTATTAACAATGACGGCTATACAGTTGAGAAAAAAATTCATGGTGAAAATGCCAAATATAACGACATTCAAATGTGGGACTACAAATTATTACCAGCATTATTCGGCAACCAAGACATCCCAACATATGATGTCAAAACATCAAATGACTTAAAAGTTGCAATGGATCAAATCGATCAAAACCCTGATACGATGCATGTTGTAGAAGTTCATATGGATGTATTAGATGCACCAGCGAACCTAAACGAAATATCTAAAGCCTTTGCTGCACAAAATAAATAA
- a CDS encoding phosphoribosylanthranilate isomerase yields the protein MYLKFCGFTQEADIQEAVQHNIQAVGFITYPKSARYVDLAQLQKLSAHVPETIDRVAVTVNATMAQLEAIIEQTAINTIQFHGTESIDMIATVKARHPDMQLFKAIPADEKLQDNIRQYKGVVDRLLIDTPSSAFGGTGEVFDWRVLDGLSTSNYLVAGGVNSENVRQLVQNHPNIAGIDIASGIEKAKGQKDYDKMAYIAKVLKGE from the coding sequence ATGTATTTGAAATTTTGTGGCTTTACACAAGAAGCGGACATCCAAGAAGCTGTACAGCACAATATTCAAGCAGTCGGATTTATTACGTATCCGAAAAGTGCACGCTACGTTGATTTAGCGCAACTTCAAAAACTGTCTGCGCACGTTCCTGAAACGATTGATCGCGTGGCAGTGACTGTGAACGCAACGATGGCACAACTCGAAGCCATCATCGAACAAACAGCAATTAATACGATACAATTTCATGGCACCGAATCCATAGACATGATTGCTACAGTGAAGGCGCGCCATCCTGACATGCAACTTTTTAAAGCGATTCCTGCTGATGAAAAACTGCAGGACAACATCAGACAATATAAAGGTGTTGTTGATCGACTGTTAATTGATACACCATCAAGCGCATTTGGGGGCACAGGGGAAGTATTTGATTGGCGTGTTTTAGATGGGTTGTCGACATCGAATTATTTGGTGGCAGGTGGCGTCAACAGTGAGAATGTACGGCAGTTAGTCCAAAATCACCCGAATATTGCAGGAATTGACATTGCAAGTGGAATTGAAAAGGCAAAAGGGCAAAAAGATTATGACAAAATGGCATATATTGCAAAAGTTTTGAAAGGAGAATGA
- a CDS encoding YeiH family protein: MSKVKGLCLTLTIAIIATFLGHFFPIVGSAIFAMVIGMILNNTLKLSESFKPGIQYSSKKVLHYSIILLGFTLSFQSIGTVGLKSLPILIVTLLVAFIVVTLLVNLFHIDLHTGILIGVGTSICGGSAIAATSPVIKAKDNIIAFSLSTVFLFNLIAVIIFPPIGHFFHMSQEAFGFFSGTAINDTSSVVAASALYGSKALEVATIVKLTRTLFIIPITIGLAFWMAKRQQTTKDGGQRQKIWAMIPNFIIWFIVASLISTVFNFSDGVIAIFKQAALFFITIALAGVGLSVKFSQFKQAGIRPILLGFITWAALIVTSLIILAVIGML, translated from the coding sequence ATGTCAAAAGTTAAAGGATTATGCCTAACGCTCACTATTGCCATCATCGCTACCTTCTTAGGTCACTTTTTTCCAATTGTAGGGAGTGCTATTTTTGCGATGGTGATCGGCATGATTTTGAATAATACGTTAAAACTATCAGAATCATTCAAACCCGGCATTCAATATAGCAGTAAAAAAGTATTGCATTACAGTATCATTTTGCTCGGTTTTACATTGAGTTTTCAATCGATTGGGACAGTGGGCCTCAAGTCACTACCGATACTCATTGTGACGCTACTCGTTGCTTTTATTGTGGTTACATTGTTAGTCAATTTATTCCATATTGATTTACATACAGGGATTTTAATCGGCGTCGGCACGTCTATTTGCGGGGGTTCTGCTATAGCCGCAACAAGTCCAGTCATTAAAGCTAAAGACAATATTATCGCTTTTAGTCTTTCTACAGTGTTTTTATTTAACTTAATCGCGGTCATTATTTTCCCACCGATAGGCCACTTCTTTCATATGAGTCAAGAAGCATTTGGTTTTTTCAGTGGGACAGCGATTAACGATACATCGAGTGTCGTAGCAGCAAGTGCGTTATACGGTTCAAAAGCACTTGAAGTCGCGACTATTGTCAAATTAACACGTACACTATTTATTATTCCTATCACGATTGGGCTAGCGTTTTGGATGGCTAAACGTCAACAAACAACAAAAGACGGTGGACAACGTCAAAAGATATGGGCGATGATTCCAAACTTTATTATTTGGTTTATTGTGGCATCACTTATCAGTACCGTTTTTAACTTTTCTGATGGTGTCATTGCGATTTTCAAACAAGCTGCACTCTTTTTCATTACGATTGCACTTGCGGGTGTGGGATTATCTGTCAAATTCAGTCAATTTAAGCAAGCAGGTATTCGCCCTATTTTATTAGGATTTATCACTTGGGCTGCTTTAATTGTGACAAGTTTGATCATTTTAGCTGTAATCGGCATGTTATGA
- the trpC gene encoding indole-3-glycerol phosphate synthase TrpC, with translation MTILDDIVEYKKQLLAEGYYEELLVKLEEVDISYKSTIAEQFENDRTIGVIAEIKSKSPTVSDIPERNLEEQLRLYTTGGASAISILTDEHYFGGSYERMATLTKQTNVPVLCKDFMIDERQIDVAKKAGASMILLIVNILTDEALARLHDYATGLGLEVLVEVHDPQELARAHRIHPQFVGVNNRDLRSFKTDVRHTGQILTSRQQGIHYISESGIKTVADIETLVPTGIVGVLVGETLMKADDPKAQLQSFKLRKEV, from the coding sequence ATGACGATTTTAGATGACATTGTCGAATATAAAAAGCAGTTACTCGCTGAAGGTTACTATGAAGAGTTATTAGTTAAGTTAGAAGAAGTGGATATCTCGTATAAATCGACTATAGCGGAACAATTTGAAAATGACCGTACAATTGGTGTGATAGCGGAAATTAAGTCAAAAAGCCCGACCGTTTCAGATATACCGGAACGAAATTTAGAGGAACAATTACGACTGTATACGACTGGAGGGGCGTCGGCAATATCGATTTTAACGGATGAACATTATTTTGGTGGCAGTTATGAACGGATGGCAACATTGACAAAACAGACGAATGTACCGGTGCTATGTAAAGACTTTATGATTGATGAACGACAAATCGATGTGGCGAAAAAAGCAGGGGCGTCCATGATTTTATTAATCGTCAACATTTTAACGGATGAAGCATTGGCGCGATTACATGATTATGCGACAGGTCTCGGTTTAGAAGTACTCGTGGAAGTGCACGACCCACAAGAACTTGCACGAGCACACCGTATTCATCCGCAATTTGTTGGTGTAAATAATCGCGATTTGAGAAGTTTTAAGACTGATGTGCGCCATACCGGACAAATTTTAACTTCACGACAACAAGGTATTCATTACATTTCAGAAAGTGGGATTAAGACGGTGGCGGATATCGAAACACTTGTGCCAACTGGGATTGTGGGAGTGCTTGTCGGTGAAACATTGATGAAAGCGGATGATCCTAAAGCACAACTCCAAAGCTTTAAATTGCGTAAAGAGGTGTAA
- a CDS encoding anthranilate synthase component II, whose translation MILVIDNYDSFTYNLVDMFRLKEAVVVKYPDDDTLYDLQPDALVISPGPGHPDDTTRLHEIIDYFKDIPILGICLGAQALYRYYGGQVVVAEKVMHGKIDTLQFEKPTLLYEGVSEHSDIMRYHSLICEEKSLPQDIHITGRTSDSIQSFEHQVRPHYGIQYHPESFASIAVAGIVENFLAIVKKGVLTHDVTE comes from the coding sequence ATGATTTTAGTCATTGATAATTATGATTCGTTTACGTATAACCTTGTCGATATGTTTCGGTTAAAGGAAGCCGTTGTGGTGAAGTATCCGGATGACGACACATTGTATGACCTTCAACCAGATGCACTCGTCATTTCGCCAGGTCCAGGACATCCCGATGATACGACGCGGCTCCATGAGATTATTGATTATTTTAAAGATATACCGATTTTAGGGATTTGTCTCGGTGCACAAGCATTGTATCGGTATTATGGTGGCCAAGTCGTCGTCGCAGAAAAAGTCATGCATGGCAAAATTGATACGTTACAATTTGAAAAACCGACATTGTTATACGAAGGGGTTTCAGAACATTCTGATATTATGCGCTATCACTCGCTTATTTGTGAAGAAAAGTCGTTACCACAAGATATCCATATTACAGGTAGAACAAGCGACAGTATTCAATCGTTTGAGCATCAAGTACGACCGCATTACGGCATTCAATATCATCCGGAATCATTCGCAAGTATCGCTGTAGCAGGAATTGTAGAAAACTTTTTAGCAATCGTAAAGAAAGGTGTGTTGACACATGACGTTACTGAATAA
- a CDS encoding HAD family hydrolase — translation MNKVMIFDLDDTLYDQLSGFEYAYYRHFGDTDIGVERLYRHFRLYSEELFEATQTGELSVSDMHVVRITRAVADFDIELPEDKARAFQRDYEYAQQHIELSATIVEMLHYLVQKDVQLGLLTNGESDRQRAKIKALGLDQYILESNMFVSAELGLSKPDPAIFETVGKQMDVGASITYFIGDHFDNDILGAMQVGWKTIWYNRRNRPQTDMTKQPTKKVMTEKALFEAVQNIIESA, via the coding sequence ATGAATAAAGTGATGATTTTTGATTTAGACGATACGTTATATGATCAACTTTCGGGTTTTGAATATGCTTATTACCGTCATTTTGGTGATACTGATATAGGTGTAGAAAGACTTTATCGTCATTTTCGTTTATATAGTGAAGAATTATTCGAAGCCACACAAACAGGAGAATTGTCGGTGTCTGACATGCATGTCGTCCGTATCACGCGTGCAGTGGCGGACTTTGACATCGAGTTACCTGAAGACAAAGCACGTGCCTTTCAACGGGATTACGAATATGCACAACAACATATCGAATTGTCAGCTACGATTGTTGAAATGTTGCATTATTTAGTTCAAAAAGACGTCCAATTAGGTTTACTGACAAATGGGGAGTCAGACCGTCAACGTGCAAAAATTAAAGCTTTAGGACTCGATCAATACATTCTAGAATCAAACATGTTCGTGTCAGCGGAACTAGGCTTGTCGAAACCAGATCCAGCAATATTTGAAACAGTGGGCAAACAGATGGATGTAGGCGCTAGTATCACATACTTTATCGGTGATCATTTTGACAACGATATTTTAGGTGCCATGCAAGTGGGTTGGAAGACCATCTGGTACAATCGCCGCAATCGCCCGCAAACCGATATGACGAAACAGCCGACAAAAAAAGTGATGACGGAAAAAGCATTGTTTGAAGCAGTTCAAAATATCATAGAAAGTGCATAG
- the trpB gene encoding tryptophan synthase subunit beta, translated as MKNIQLEADEHGFFGEYGGKYVPETLMPAIEELKKAYDAAKQDPEFQREYHHYLKHYVGRETPLTYADSYTKALGGAKIYLKREDLNHTGAHKINNAIGQALLAKRMGKKKLVAETGAGQHGVASATIAALFDMELVVFMGEEDIRRQQLNVFRMELLGAKVVSVTDGQGTLSDAVNKALQYWVAHVDDTHYLLGSALGPDPFPTMVRDFQRVIGDEIKAQLQEKEGRLPDAVVACVGGGSNSIGTFYPFIEDATVNLYGVEAAGEGVDSERHALAINKGKKGVLHGTKMYLIQDDNHQIKLAHSISAGLDYPGVGPEHSYYHDIGRVDYVTADDREAMEALVRFTKAEGIIPAIESAHALSYVEKLAPQMDKDDILVVTVSGRGDKDMETIKNYMEGKEA; from the coding sequence ATGAAAAACATTCAATTAGAAGCAGATGAACATGGATTTTTCGGAGAGTACGGGGGCAAATACGTACCCGAAACGCTCATGCCCGCCATTGAAGAATTGAAAAAGGCCTATGATGCGGCGAAACAGGATCCTGAATTTCAACGCGAATATCATCATTATTTAAAACATTATGTCGGACGCGAAACACCGCTCACGTATGCCGATTCTTATACGAAAGCATTAGGTGGCGCGAAAATCTACTTAAAGCGTGAAGATTTGAATCACACTGGCGCGCATAAAATCAATAATGCGATCGGTCAAGCTTTACTCGCGAAACGAATGGGTAAGAAGAAGCTTGTCGCTGAAACAGGTGCGGGCCAACATGGTGTCGCAAGTGCAACGATTGCCGCATTATTTGATATGGAACTCGTTGTATTTATGGGGGAAGAAGATATCCGTCGTCAACAACTCAATGTCTTTCGGATGGAGTTGCTCGGGGCGAAAGTGGTATCGGTGACAGATGGACAAGGAACGTTGTCGGATGCGGTAAATAAAGCACTTCAATATTGGGTCGCACATGTCGATGATACACACTACTTACTCGGTTCAGCGCTTGGACCGGATCCATTTCCGACGATGGTGCGCGACTTCCAACGTGTCATTGGGGATGAAATTAAAGCGCAACTTCAAGAAAAAGAAGGGCGTTTACCGGATGCTGTTGTCGCGTGCGTCGGTGGTGGTTCTAATTCAATCGGTACGTTCTATCCATTTATTGAAGATGCGACAGTGAATTTGTACGGCGTGGAAGCGGCAGGTGAAGGTGTCGATTCAGAACGACATGCGTTAGCGATTAATAAAGGGAAAAAAGGTGTGCTCCATGGAACGAAAATGTATTTAATTCAAGATGACAACCATCAAATTAAATTGGCACATTCTATTTCAGCAGGTCTCGATTACCCGGGTGTCGGCCCCGAGCATAGTTATTACCATGATATTGGGCGCGTCGATTATGTGACTGCTGACGACAGAGAAGCGATGGAAGCTCTCGTACGTTTCACTAAAGCGGAAGGGATTATTCCAGCGATTGAAAGTGCCCATGCTTTAAGTTATGTTGAAAAGCTCGCACCACAAATGGACAAAGATGACATTCTCGTCGTGACAGTGTCAGGCCGTGGTGATAAAGATATGGAAACGATTAAAAATTATATGGAAGGAAAGGAGGCGTAA